The following coding sequences are from one Rhipicephalus microplus isolate Deutch F79 chromosome 3, USDA_Rmic, whole genome shotgun sequence window:
- the LOC119165297 gene encoding small ribosomal subunit protein uS12-like produces MHLTNIVLEKVGVEAKQPNAAIRKCVRVQPIKNRKKITAFVPRDGCLNYIEENDEVLVAGFGREGHAVGDIPGVHFKVVKVANVSLLTLYKEKKMRPRSQGTINIS; encoded by the exons ATGCATCTT ACTAACATTGTGCTCGAAAAAGTTGGTGTTGAGGCCAAGCAGCCCAACGCTGCCATCCGGAAGTGTGTCCGAGTGCAGCCCATCAAGAACCGCAAAAAGATCACCGCCTTCGTGCCCCGGGACGGTTGCCTCAACTACATTGAGGAGAACGACGAGGTCTTGGTGGCAGGTTTTGGTCGTGAGGGTCATGCCGTGGGTGACATCCCTGGTGTCCATTTCAAGGTGGTCAAAGTCGCCAACGTGTCCTTGCTCACCCTTTACAAGGAGAAGAAAATGCGACCACGCTCACAGGGCACAATAAACATTTCATAA